A single region of the Hoeflea prorocentri genome encodes:
- a CDS encoding stimulus-sensing domain-containing protein produces MTASFDHDDAPKQRTSEVDEVETPEEKESRSWAYPFVLIGRGLSRVIFSSLTRRILFLNLAALLVLLSGILYLNQFREGLIDARVESLLTQGEIIAAAIAGSASVETDAITIDPEKLLELQAGESISPGSDIDDLEFPINPERVAPVLRRLISPTRTRARIYDRDASLLLDSQHLYSAGQILRYELPPLDEETLPFAERVMAALNQLIQRADLPIYQEQPGGDGTLYEEVLTALTGGRSAVVRATNKGELIVSVAVPVQRFRAVLGVLLLSTQAGDIDKIVRAERLAIVRVFIVAAAVTILLSLLLAGTIANPLHRLADAAQRVRRGVSIREEIPDFSARQDEIGNLSAALRDMTNALYDRIDAIESFAADVSHELKNPLTSLRSAVETLPLARNEDSRKRLLDVILHDVRRLDRLISDISDASRLDAELARQDATPVDLKYLLEDLVSISGQIRKRAKAVALELEIDRSSPAKNRFIVSGHDLRIGQVITNLIENARSFVPDIGGRITIRLTATRNDCLIYIEDNGPGISAENIDHIFRRFYTDRPEGEAFGQNSGLGLSISRQIIEAHGGTLTAENIVDETTGDRRGARFIVRLPMRRPER; encoded by the coding sequence ATGACGGCGAGTTTTGATCACGACGATGCACCGAAACAACGCACCAGCGAAGTAGACGAAGTCGAAACGCCGGAGGAGAAGGAGTCCCGGTCCTGGGCCTATCCTTTTGTTCTGATCGGCCGTGGGCTGAGCCGGGTTATTTTTTCCAGCCTGACCCGGCGCATTCTGTTCCTGAATCTTGCCGCTTTGCTTGTCCTTTTGTCCGGCATTCTCTACCTGAACCAGTTTCGTGAAGGATTGATCGACGCCCGCGTCGAGAGCCTCTTGACGCAAGGTGAGATCATCGCCGCGGCAATTGCCGGTTCGGCCAGCGTGGAAACCGATGCGATCACCATCGATCCGGAAAAGCTGCTTGAACTTCAGGCCGGAGAAAGCATCTCGCCCGGAAGCGATATTGATGATCTGGAATTTCCGATCAATCCGGAACGTGTCGCGCCGGTCTTGCGGCGGCTGATATCGCCGACCCGCACGCGTGCCCGTATCTATGACCGCGATGCGAGCCTTTTGCTCGATTCCCAGCATCTGTATTCGGCCGGCCAGATCCTGCGCTACGAGTTGCCGCCGCTTGATGAAGAAACACTTCCCTTTGCAGAGCGCGTCATGGCGGCGCTCAACCAGCTCATTCAAAGGGCCGACCTTCCCATCTATCAGGAACAGCCGGGCGGTGACGGCACGCTCTATGAGGAGGTTCTGACAGCGTTGACGGGTGGCCGCAGCGCGGTCGTGCGCGCCACCAACAAGGGTGAACTCATTGTCTCGGTCGCGGTCCCGGTGCAGCGATTTCGGGCGGTTCTGGGTGTCTTGCTGTTGTCGACTCAGGCTGGCGACATCGACAAGATCGTGCGTGCGGAACGCCTTGCCATCGTCCGGGTCTTCATCGTCGCTGCGGCGGTGACCATTTTATTGTCGCTTCTGCTGGCCGGCACCATTGCCAATCCCTTGCATCGACTGGCCGATGCGGCGCAAAGGGTGCGCCGGGGCGTGAGCATTCGCGAGGAAATTCCCGATTTCTCCGCCCGCCAGGATGAGATCGGCAACCTTTCCGCCGCCCTGCGCGATATGACCAACGCACTTTATGACCGTATCGACGCAATCGAGAGCTTTGCGGCCGATGTCAGTCACGAGTTGAAGAACCCGCTGACCTCGCTGCGCAGCGCGGTTGAAACCCTGCCGCTTGCCCGCAACGAAGACTCGCGCAAACGGCTTCTGGACGTCATCTTGCACGATGTGCGCCGTCTCGACCGGTTGATCAGCGACATTTCCGATGCATCGCGGCTGGATGCGGAACTCGCCCGGCAGGACGCGACCCCGGTTGACCTCAAATATCTTCTTGAAGACCTGGTCAGCATTTCCGGGCAGATACGCAAACGCGCCAAGGCGGTTGCCCTTGAGCTGGAGATTGACCGGTCCAGCCCCGCCAAGAACAGGTTTATCGTTTCCGGTCATGATCTGCGCATCGGGCAGGTCATCACCAATCTGATAGAAAACGCCCGCTCATTCGTACCCGATATCGGCGGCCGGATAACAATCCGCCTGACCGCCACCCGCAATGACTGTCTTATCTATATCGAGGACAACGGCCCCGGAATCAGCGCCGAGAACATCGACCATATTTTCCGCCGCTTCTACACCGACCGGCCCGAGGGTGAGGCCTTTGGTCAAAACTCCGGTCTTGGCCTTTCAATCAGCCGGCAGATTATCGAGGCGCATGGCGGCACGCTGACCGCCGAAAACATCGTTGACGAAACGACGGGCGATCGCCGCGGCGCGCGCTTCATCGTTCGCCTGCCCATGCGGCGCCCGGAGCGCTGA
- a CDS encoding response regulator transcription factor: MQTIALVDDDRNILTSVSIALESEGYRVETYTDGASALEGLVARPPHLAIFDIKMPRMDGMELLRRFRQKMDTPVIFLTSKDEEIDELFGLKMGADDFITKPFSQRLLVERVKAILRRSTGKDAAAPVKPGDIENASLERGQLVMDQERHTCTWKGQPVTLTVTEFLILHSLAQRPGVVKSRDSLMDAAYDEQVYVDDRTIDSHIKRLRKKFKMVDNDFDMIETLYGVGYRFRED; encoded by the coding sequence ATGCAGACAATCGCGCTCGTCGATGACGACCGCAATATCCTGACTTCGGTTTCCATTGCCCTGGAATCGGAAGGATATCGTGTCGAAACCTATACCGATGGCGCATCGGCTCTCGAAGGTCTGGTTGCGCGGCCTCCGCATCTGGCGATCTTTGACATCAAGATGCCGCGCATGGACGGCATGGAGCTCTTGCGGCGTTTTCGCCAGAAGATGGACACGCCGGTTATCTTCCTGACGTCGAAGGACGAGGAAATCGACGAATTGTTCGGCCTCAAGATGGGCGCTGACGACTTCATCACCAAGCCGTTTTCCCAGCGTCTGCTGGTTGAACGTGTGAAGGCGATCCTGAGGCGCTCGACCGGAAAGGACGCCGCCGCACCGGTCAAGCCGGGTGACATTGAAAATGCGAGCCTCGAACGTGGACAGCTCGTTATGGATCAGGAGCGCCACACCTGCACGTGGAAAGGCCAGCCGGTGACCCTGACCGTGACGGAGTTCCTCATTTTGCATTCGCTGGCGCAGCGGCCGGGCGTCGTCAAGAGCCGCGATTCACTGATGGATGCGGCCTATGACGAGCAGGTTTACGTTGATGACAGGACAATCGACAGTCACATCAAGCGCCTGCGCAAGAAATTCAAGATGGTCGACAATGATTTTGATATGATCGAAACGCTTTACGGGGTCGGCTACCGGTTCCGGGAAGACTGA
- a CDS encoding phosphoenolpyruvate carboxykinase codes for MLAKGQETGKRNLSNGIDTVGLIDPKHVYYNLGEAELYEQALCRCEAVLTAKGALRALTGQHTGRSANDKFVVKDAVTGPAIWWDNNKAMSPDRFETLLADFREYAVDKELFVQDLIGGADRVHALPSRVITEYAWHSLFIRNLLIRPEREELDTFLPELTIIDFPGFKADPGRHGCRTDTVIAVDLERRLVLIGGTSYAGEMKKSVFTALNYLLPQHGVMPMHCSANQGPGGDTAVFFGLSGTGKTTLSADPSRTLIGDDEHGWGEDGIFNFEGGCYAKTIRLSQEAEPEIHATTQRFGTVLENVVLDENREPDFDDGSLTENTRCAYPLHFIPNASASGRAGQPRNIIMLTADAFGVLPPIARLTPAQAMYHFLSGYTAKVAGTEKGVTEPQATFSTCFGAPFMPRHPSEYGNLLRDLIARHGVDCWLVNTGWTGGAYGTGTRMPIKATRALLTAALDGSLTEAQFRTDPNFGIAVPVAVDGVDSTMLDPRQTWDDKDAYDHQARRLVDMFIENFAKFEDHVGPDVMGAAPGMAEAAE; via the coding sequence ATGCTTGCAAAGGGACAGGAAACAGGAAAACGCAATCTTTCCAATGGTATCGATACGGTCGGTCTGATCGACCCCAAGCATGTCTATTACAATCTCGGCGAAGCAGAGCTCTATGAGCAGGCATTGTGCCGCTGCGAGGCGGTACTGACCGCCAAGGGTGCGCTGCGGGCCCTGACCGGGCAGCACACCGGCCGATCGGCCAATGACAAGTTTGTCGTCAAGGATGCCGTAACCGGACCGGCTATCTGGTGGGACAACAACAAGGCCATGTCCCCGGACCGGTTCGAAACGCTCCTCGCCGACTTTCGTGAATACGCGGTTGATAAAGAGCTGTTCGTTCAGGACCTGATCGGCGGCGCGGACCGTGTGCATGCCCTGCCATCGCGGGTCATAACCGAATATGCATGGCATTCGCTGTTCATCCGAAATCTGCTGATAAGACCGGAGCGCGAAGAGCTCGATACGTTTTTGCCCGAACTGACCATCATTGATTTTCCAGGCTTCAAGGCAGATCCAGGCCGCCACGGATGCCGCACCGATACCGTCATCGCAGTCGATCTTGAGCGCCGGCTGGTCCTGATCGGCGGCACATCCTATGCCGGCGAGATGAAGAAATCCGTGTTCACGGCACTGAACTATCTGTTGCCGCAGCACGGCGTCATGCCGATGCACTGCTCGGCCAACCAGGGTCCCGGCGGTGATACCGCCGTCTTTTTCGGCCTTTCGGGAACCGGCAAGACCACACTCTCCGCCGATCCATCGCGTACGCTCATCGGTGATGACGAACATGGCTGGGGCGAAGACGGGATATTTAATTTCGAGGGTGGTTGCTACGCAAAGACCATTCGTCTTTCACAAGAGGCAGAGCCGGAAATCCATGCCACCACGCAGCGCTTCGGCACGGTGCTCGAAAATGTCGTGCTCGATGAAAACCGGGAGCCGGACTTCGACGACGGGTCCCTGACGGAAAACACACGCTGCGCCTACCCGCTGCATTTCATTCCCAATGCCAGCGCGTCGGGACGAGCCGGGCAGCCACGCAATATCATCATGCTTACCGCAGACGCGTTTGGCGTTCTGCCGCCGATCGCCAGGCTCACCCCCGCGCAGGCGATGTATCACTTCCTTTCCGGCTATACGGCGAAAGTGGCCGGCACCGAAAAGGGCGTAACCGAACCGCAAGCAACCTTTTCGACCTGTTTCGGCGCGCCTTTTATGCCGCGCCATCCGTCTGAATACGGTAATCTTCTGCGCGATCTGATAGCGCGTCACGGTGTCGATTGCTGGCTGGTCAATACGGGATGGACCGGCGGGGCCTACGGTACCGGCACCCGCATGCCTATCAAGGCCACACGCGCGCTGCTTACCGCAGCGCTTGACGGATCGCTCACCGAGGCGCAATTCCGGACCGATCCGAATTTCGGCATTGCCGTTCCGGTCGCCGTCGACGGTGTGGACAGCACGATGCTTGATCCGCGCCAGACCTGGGACGACAAGGACGCCTACGATCATCAGGCCCGGCGCCTCGTGGACATGTTCATCGAGAACTTTGCCAAGTTTGAGGATCATGTGGGCCCGGACGTCATGGGCGCGGCCCCCGGTATGGCGGAAGCAGCGGAATAG
- the arfB gene encoding alternative ribosome rescue aminoacyl-tRNA hydrolase ArfB — translation MASDPLYIDDAITIAGWELTEQFIRASGPGGQNVNKVATSVQLRFDARHSPSLPQRVKSNLTRIAGRRMTKDGVVVIEADRHRTQERNRADARDRLAEMIRRAAAPPPPKRKKTRPTKGSVERRLKAKANRSGIKKLRRSVGDD, via the coding sequence ATGGCCAGCGACCCGCTTTACATCGATGACGCCATCACCATTGCCGGATGGGAATTGACGGAACAGTTCATCCGGGCCTCGGGTCCGGGCGGGCAGAACGTCAACAAGGTGGCGACATCCGTCCAGCTGCGGTTCGACGCGCGCCATTCGCCGTCATTGCCGCAGCGGGTAAAGTCCAATCTGACGCGGATCGCGGGACGGCGCATGACAAAGGACGGCGTGGTGGTCATTGAAGCGGACCGTCACAGGACACAGGAACGCAACAGGGCCGACGCGCGCGATCGACTGGCGGAGATGATCAGGCGTGCCGCCGCACCGCCGCCGCCCAAGCGCAAAAAGACCCGGCCCACCAAAGGCTCCGTCGAGCGCCGCCTGAAAGCGAAGGCCAATCGGTCCGGCATCAAGAAGCTGCGCCGCTCGGTCGGCGATGACTGA
- a CDS encoding alpha-ketoglutarate-dependent dioxygenase AlkB family protein, with protein MKGLPDGTVHLPDYFDRQAQEALLETMRQVIRQAPLFVPEMPRTGKPMHVRMSNCGPLGWVTDKHKGYRYQATHPETGDTWPAIPSQLLALWRDVAGFEAPPEACLINYYDESAKMGLHQDRDEKEFNAPVVSVSLGDDCLFRIGGTKRGGPTQSIRLASGDVLVLGGASRLRYHGVDRIYPATSTLLKDGGRVNLTLRRVTSVG; from the coding sequence ATGAAGGGACTGCCGGACGGGACCGTCCATCTGCCGGACTATTTCGACCGGCAAGCGCAGGAAGCGCTATTGGAGACCATGCGGCAGGTGATCAGGCAGGCGCCGCTTTTTGTGCCGGAGATGCCACGCACCGGAAAGCCGATGCATGTGCGTATGAGCAATTGCGGCCCGCTCGGCTGGGTGACGGACAAGCACAAGGGCTATCGCTATCAGGCGACACATCCCGAAACGGGCGATACATGGCCGGCCATCCCATCCCAGTTGCTTGCGCTGTGGCGGGATGTTGCCGGATTTGAGGCCCCGCCGGAAGCATGTCTCATCAACTATTATGATGAGAGTGCAAAAATGGGCCTGCATCAGGATCGCGACGAAAAGGAATTCAACGCGCCCGTCGTCTCCGTTTCGTTGGGCGATGACTGTCTTTTCCGGATCGGCGGTACAAAACGCGGCGGGCCGACACAATCCATACGGCTCGCAAGCGGTGATGTGCTTGTTTTGGGCGGCGCCTCGCGATTGCGCTATCACGGCGTGGACAGGATCTACCCGGCAACGTCAACGCTTTTGAAAGACGGTGGACGGGTAAACCTGACGCTGAGGCGCGTGACGTCCGTCGGTTGA
- a CDS encoding lysylphosphatidylglycerol synthase domain-containing protein yields MSDRKNKQRWISWSMAFFVTAAFGLTALGLFDVSRSGQALGRIHAQAWLLVVASFLLIAIIRAFRLLFIAPSAQVAPVFRASFLHGIANAVLPARMGEAVLPLALSKFAKLDLFRAIGLLLVVRLGDLIALTGLGLILVGLLDYANLADSLRIAAVVCGIVLISAIAVIPALVGVAGGLLPRLFKSLADRISTSSAQINAGNKAYLVLLTLAIWFTLAVASHISIRAAGLEVDFAVAWLACIAASFAFALPVNGIASVGPFEAAFVSVLVLSGADAQAALTAALHLHICALLAAGLAALSTVLFKAVPVTRNEFG; encoded by the coding sequence GTGTCAGACCGGAAAAACAAACAACGCTGGATCAGCTGGTCCATGGCCTTCTTCGTAACGGCCGCCTTCGGTCTGACGGCATTGGGCCTTTTTGACGTTTCAAGGAGCGGGCAGGCTCTTGGTCGCATTCATGCACAAGCCTGGCTTCTTGTTGTCGCCTCCTTTCTCCTCATCGCCATCATCCGTGCATTCCGTCTTTTGTTTATTGCACCGTCTGCTCAAGTTGCTCCGGTCTTCAGGGCAAGTTTCCTGCACGGCATAGCGAACGCGGTGCTGCCGGCAAGGATGGGAGAAGCGGTCTTGCCCCTGGCGTTGTCGAAATTCGCAAAGCTTGATCTTTTCAGGGCCATTGGATTGCTGTTGGTCGTGCGATTGGGGGATCTCATCGCCCTGACGGGGCTAGGCCTCATTCTCGTTGGGCTTCTCGACTACGCCAATCTTGCTGACAGTCTGCGGATCGCAGCGGTGGTCTGCGGCATTGTACTGATCTCCGCCATCGCCGTCATTCCGGCGCTTGTCGGGGTTGCCGGAGGCCTGTTGCCCCGTCTCTTCAAGAGCCTGGCCGACAGAATTTCCACATCGAGTGCGCAGATCAACGCAGGAAACAAGGCGTATCTGGTGCTTCTGACACTCGCAATCTGGTTTACGCTTGCCGTCGCATCCCACATTTCAATCCGCGCCGCCGGGCTTGAGGTCGATTTTGCTGTAGCGTGGCTGGCATGTATTGCGGCCAGCTTCGCATTCGCGCTGCCGGTCAATGGTATTGCCAGTGTCGGGCCATTCGAGGCTGCTTTCGTGAGTGTGCTTGTCCTGTCGGGCGCCGATGCGCAAGCCGCGCTGACGGCGGCGTTGCATCTGCACATATGTGCGCTGCTGGCCGCCGGTCTGGCCGCCCTTTCGACAGTCCTGTTCAAAGCGGTGCCCGTCACCCGGAACGAATTTGGGTAG
- a CDS encoding glycosyltransferase family 2 protein, with translation MKSSALKSERRNPLEKEEIGVLTAERPAISIVVPVFNEEDSVELLCGKIQAVMEKMSLPFEIIFVDDGSTDSSSEKLNALADNHDWVRCIGFRRNFGKAAALDAGFSVAQGDILVTMDADLQDDPEEIPNFVAKLGEGYDVVSGWKSIRHDPVDKTLPSKVFNGVVSRLSGVKLNDFNCGFKAYRAEALDGLSLYGELHRFIPVLLHWRGYRVGEIPVRHHARQFGQSKYGYSRLLKGALDFMGVMLNTRYATRPLHVFGGVGILFGLAGFGILSYLTLLWFAGLGPIGSRPLLFLGMLLIMSSFQFVTIGLLGEFIQRQGAGRERRYTIGSTRNLGEGGPDREQSPAKRLAAIARRMKDYEKDAVPGDVKIPNSKSA, from the coding sequence ATGAAGTCTTCAGCCTTGAAAAGCGAGCGCCGCAATCCGCTCGAAAAGGAAGAGATTGGCGTCCTCACGGCGGAGCGTCCCGCTATTTCAATCGTTGTGCCCGTCTTCAATGAGGAAGACAGCGTCGAGTTGTTGTGCGGGAAGATCCAGGCCGTTATGGAAAAGATGTCTCTGCCATTCGAGATCATCTTTGTGGATGACGGTTCGACGGATTCTTCGTCCGAAAAACTCAATGCGCTTGCCGACAACCATGACTGGGTGCGTTGTATCGGCTTCCGGCGGAACTTCGGCAAGGCCGCTGCGCTTGATGCCGGATTCTCGGTCGCCCAGGGCGATATTCTGGTGACGATGGATGCGGATCTTCAGGACGATCCTGAAGAAATACCGAACTTCGTCGCCAAACTGGGCGAAGGATATGATGTCGTGTCCGGATGGAAATCGATCCGCCACGATCCCGTTGACAAGACGCTGCCTTCAAAAGTCTTCAACGGTGTTGTCAGCCGGCTAAGCGGCGTGAAGCTCAACGATTTCAACTGCGGCTTCAAGGCCTACCGCGCCGAGGCGCTGGACGGATTATCGCTCTATGGCGAACTGCACCGGTTTATCCCCGTCCTGCTGCATTGGCGCGGCTACCGGGTTGGCGAAATTCCGGTCCGCCACCACGCGCGTCAGTTCGGTCAATCGAAATACGGCTACAGCCGCCTGTTGAAGGGTGCGCTCGATTTTATGGGCGTTATGCTCAACACACGCTATGCGACGCGGCCGCTGCACGTCTTCGGTGGAGTCGGAATACTGTTTGGCCTGGCCGGCTTCGGCATTCTTTCCTATCTGACACTGCTTTGGTTTGCCGGTCTCGGGCCCATTGGCTCAAGGCCCCTGCTCTTTTTGGGCATGCTGCTGATCATGTCTTCGTTCCAGTTTGTCACGATTGGTTTGCTTGGTGAGTTTATCCAGCGTCAGGGTGCTGGCCGGGAGCGCCGATATACGATCGGCTCCACGCGTAACCTTGGAGAGGGTGGACCGGACAGGGAGCAGTCTCCGGCAAAGCGTCTTGCCGCAATTGCCCGGCGCATGAAGGACTATGAAAAGGACGCTGTGCCGGGCGATGTAAAGATACCGAATTCAAAATCGGCATGA
- a CDS encoding NAD(P)/FAD-dependent oxidoreductase, with amino-acid sequence MRQTVETLVIGSGPAGLTTAYSLAKVGRDVLVLEKDSEYVGGISRTVNYKGFLFDIGGHRFFSKSKEIVDLWDEILPDDFIERPRLSRIYYRGKFFSYPLKAFEAFWKLGPIESALCTLSYVWARMNPVKDPKTFHQWVRNNFGERLFSIFFKTYTEKVWGMSCDDISADWAAQRIKGLDLAAALFDALKRSAGLNKGGKAAAKTLIESFRYPRKGPGMMWEAAAAKITDLGGEVLMGRSVTGLDWNADTKIWTVTATKADGSTETFQAHNVVSSAPMRELMGMMQPAPISLLHAKELKYRDFLTVVLIGTSDIELDDNWVYIHDPDVTVGRVQNFRSWSPEMIPDATSTCLGLEYFCFEGDGLWDSTDEALVETAKREIDKIGLMRAADVRDACVVRQPKAYPVYDDAYAEHVATIRRDLEMNYPQLHLVGRNGMHKYNNQDHAMMTGILTAQNIIAGEIRFDTWQVNEDAEYSEAGISGAVEALKSERLVPQKVA; translated from the coding sequence ATGCGTCAAACTGTAGAAACGCTGGTCATCGGCTCCGGGCCCGCGGGTCTGACCACCGCCTATTCGCTCGCGAAAGTCGGTCGGGACGTTCTTGTTCTTGAAAAGGACAGCGAATATGTCGGCGGCATCAGCCGGACCGTCAACTACAAAGGCTTCTTGTTCGATATTGGCGGCCACCGTTTCTTCTCCAAGTCCAAGGAGATCGTCGATCTGTGGGACGAGATCCTGCCCGATGATTTCATCGAGAGGCCGAGACTTTCGCGCATCTACTATCGCGGCAAATTCTTTTCCTATCCTCTGAAAGCATTCGAAGCGTTCTGGAAGCTGGGACCCATCGAGAGCGCGCTTTGCACCCTGTCTTATGTCTGGGCGCGCATGAACCCGGTCAAGGATCCGAAAACCTTCCACCAGTGGGTGCGGAACAATTTCGGCGAACGCCTGTTTTCGATCTTCTTCAAGACTTACACCGAAAAGGTCTGGGGCATGTCCTGCGACGACATTTCCGCCGACTGGGCCGCTCAAAGGATCAAGGGACTGGATCTCGCCGCAGCGTTGTTTGATGCACTCAAACGATCCGCCGGCCTGAACAAGGGCGGTAAAGCAGCCGCAAAAACCCTGATCGAATCGTTCCGCTATCCGCGCAAGGGTCCCGGAATGATGTGGGAAGCGGCGGCAGCGAAGATAACGGACCTTGGCGGAGAGGTCCTGATGGGCCGTTCCGTGACTGGCCTCGACTGGAATGCGGACACAAAAATCTGGACCGTCACGGCAACAAAAGCAGATGGTTCAACCGAGACATTCCAGGCGCACAATGTTGTCTCATCGGCTCCGATGCGCGAATTGATGGGAATGATGCAGCCGGCACCGATCAGCCTGCTGCATGCCAAGGAACTGAAATATCGCGACTTCCTGACGGTGGTTCTCATCGGTACGTCCGACATCGAGCTTGATGACAACTGGGTCTATATTCATGATCCGGATGTCACCGTCGGCCGCGTTCAGAATTTCCGCTCCTGGTCGCCGGAAATGATCCCCGACGCAACATCGACCTGCCTCGGGCTTGAGTATTTCTGCTTCGAAGGCGACGGTCTGTGGGATTCCACCGACGAGGCGCTGGTCGAAACAGCCAAACGTGAAATCGACAAGATCGGGCTGATGCGGGCCGCTGACGTGCGCGATGCCTGTGTTGTGCGCCAGCCGAAGGCCTATCCGGTCTATGACGACGCCTATGCGGAACATGTCGCGACAATCCGGCGCGACCTGGAAATGAACTATCCTCAACTGCACCTGGTCGGCCGTAACGGCATGCACAAATACAACAACCAGGATCACGCGATGATGACGGGCATTTTGACAGCCCAGAACATTATCGCCGGCGAAATCCGGTTCGATACCTGGCAGGTCAATGAGGACGCCGAGTACTCAGAAGCCGGCATATCGGGTGCTGTCGAGGCACTCAAGAGCGAGCGCCTGGTGCCGCAGAAAGTCGCCTGA
- a CDS encoding GtrA family protein: MSLSNMAYDGLTRAGLVERLLTRLGFGREFIKYGMGSAVALSVDYGLLILLTEWAGFHYLVSAAIGFTAGLIVIYVLSITMIFENRTVGNRWSEFTVFATIGILGLGLNELLLFGFAQLSLSYMIAKIPTAGVVFLFNFLVRRALLFRSQSAEEPA, from the coding sequence ATGTCATTGTCCAACATGGCCTATGACGGGCTTACGCGCGCCGGTCTGGTGGAACGTCTGCTGACGCGCCTGGGGTTCGGCCGGGAGTTCATAAAATACGGCATGGGGAGCGCTGTTGCACTCAGTGTCGATTACGGGCTGCTGATCCTTCTGACCGAATGGGCTGGTTTTCACTACCTGGTGTCTGCGGCTATCGGATTTACGGCCGGCCTCATCGTCATCTACGTGCTGAGCATAACGATGATCTTCGAGAACCGGACGGTCGGCAACCGTTGGTCCGAGTTCACTGTCTTTGCGACCATCGGAATACTCGGTCTGGGCTTGAACGAACTGCTGCTCTTCGGGTTCGCGCAGCTCTCGCTAAGCTACATGATCGCGAAAATCCCGACGGCGGGGGTTGTTTTCCTGTTCAACTTCCTGGTTCGCCGAGCGCTTTTATTCCGTAGCCAGAGCGCCGAGGAGCCGGCCTGA
- the coaA gene encoding type I pantothenate kinase translates to MNDSVKNRQLEELNHFEPGDYSPYRFFSAESWADFRDDTPLTLTEDEVSRLRSLNDPVDLDEVRRIYLSLSRLLYAHVESSKLLFNQRRSFLSLPNVTKTPFIIGIAGSVAVGKSTTARILKELLTRWSGSPKVDLVTTDGFLLPNEVLRRENLMDRKGFPESYDVGSVLKFLSDIKAGRPNVKAPCYSHLTYDVLPGEFVVIDRPDILIFEGINVLQVRDLPEDGKIIPFVSDFFDFSIYIDANEDRIHQWYVERFMRLRETAFKNPASFFHRYSTISHDAALAIAHGLWENINLKNLRENILPTRPRADLILRKGEDHLVEQVAMRKL, encoded by the coding sequence ATGAACGACAGTGTGAAAAACCGCCAGCTGGAGGAGCTCAATCATTTTGAGCCGGGCGACTATTCGCCCTACCGTTTCTTTTCGGCCGAAAGCTGGGCTGATTTCCGGGACGACACGCCTCTTACGTTGACCGAGGATGAGGTTTCCCGGCTGCGCTCGCTCAACGACCCTGTCGATCTCGACGAGGTGCGCCGCATCTACCTGTCGCTGTCGCGACTGCTCTATGCGCATGTCGAGTCGTCCAAGCTGCTGTTTAATCAAAGGCGCAGTTTCCTGTCGCTGCCCAATGTGACCAAGACACCCTTCATTATCGGCATTGCCGGTTCGGTTGCGGTCGGCAAGTCAACGACCGCCCGCATCTTGAAGGAGCTCCTCACACGCTGGTCCGGAAGCCCGAAAGTCGATCTCGTCACCACGGACGGGTTTCTACTGCCAAACGAGGTTCTGCGGCGCGAGAACCTGATGGACCGCAAGGGCTTTCCCGAAAGCTACGATGTCGGTTCGGTGCTGAAATTCCTTTCCGACATCAAAGCTGGGCGGCCGAATGTGAAAGCGCCCTGCTATTCGCACCTGACCTATGACGTTTTGCCGGGTGAATTCGTTGTTATCGATCGTCCCGACATTCTCATCTTTGAGGGCATCAACGTTTTGCAGGTGCGTGATCTTCCGGAAGATGGAAAGATCATCCCCTTCGTCTCGGACTTTTTTGATTTTTCCATCTATATCGATGCCAATGAAGACCGCATCCATCAATGGTATGTGGAGCGTTTCATGCGCCTTCGCGAGACGGCCTTTAAAAACCCGGCCTCATTCTTCCATCGTTATTCCACGATTTCGCATGACGCCGCGCTGGCGATTGCCCACGGTCTTTGGGAAAATATCAACCTGAAGAACCTTCGGGAAAACATCCTGCCCACCCGCCCGCGCGCCGATCTTATCCTGCGAAAGGGCGAGGACCACCTCGTTGAGCAGGTCGCCATGCGCAAACTCTAG